The Paramisgurnus dabryanus chromosome 6, PD_genome_1.1, whole genome shotgun sequence genome has a window encoding:
- the pcyt1aa gene encoding choline-phosphate cytidylyltransferase A, whose protein sequence is MEAHGSGRLSRKRKREGSNGEAEEGEKQLKLKRCTVGLKYPAPYADQLESMEDKPYERLTIEEARRGTPPDRPVRVYADGIFDMFHSGHARALMQAKCLFPNTHLIVGVCSDDLTHTLKGFTVMNEDERYDAISHCRYVDEVVRNAPWTLTPEFLTKHRIDFVAHDDIPYESADSDDVYKHIKEAGMFAPTQRTEGISTSDIITRIVRDYDVYVRRNLQRGYTAKELNVSFINEKKYNLQERVDKVKKKVKDVEEKSKEFVQKVEEKSIDLIQKWEEKSREFIGNFLQMFGPEGALKHMLKEGKGRMLQAISPRQSPSSSPTRERSPSPTFRLPFFNKTSPPSSPSFEHSGTLSSYSFAARGHAISEDEEDDED, encoded by the exons ATGGAGGCTCATGGCTCAGGACGTTTGTCCaggaagagaaagagagaagggTCCAATGGGGAGGCAGAAGAGGGAGAGAAACAATTGAAGCTTAAACGATGCACAGTG GGTCTGAAATATCCAGCTCCATATGCAGACCAACTTGAATCAATGGAAGATAAGCCATACGAGCGTCTCACCATTGAAGAAGCTCGCAGAGGCACTCCAC CTGACAGGCCTGTCCGGGTGTATGCTGATGGGATCTTCGACATGTTCCATTCAGGACATGCCCGAGCTCTCATGCAGGCCAAATGCCTTTTTCCCAACACACACCTCATTGTTGGCG TGTGCAGCGATGATCTCACACACACGTTAAAAGGCTTCACTGTCATGAATGAGGACGAACGTTATGATGCGATTAGTCACTGTCGTTATGTGGATGAAGTAGTCCGGAACGCTCCGTGGACCCTTACACCTGAGTTCCTCACCAAACATCGG ATTGACTTTGTGGCCCATGACGATATCCCCTATGAATCAGCTGACAGTGATGATGTTTATAAGCACATCAAAGAAGCAG GAATGTTTGCACCGACCCAAAGGACAGAGGGCATTTCCACCTCTGACATCATCACACGCATTGTGCGAGATTACGACGTATACGTCAGACGAAATCTTCAGCGTGGCTACACAGCTAAAGAGCTCAACGTCAGCTTTATCAAC GAAAAGAAGTATAACCTTCAGGAGCGTGTTGACAAGGTGAAGAAAAAAGTGAAGGATGTGGAAGAAAAGAGTAAAGAGTTTGTGCAGAAAGTGGAGGAGAAGAGCATCGACCTTATCCAGAAATGGGAGGAGAAATCTAGAGAGTTCATTGGCAACTTCCTGCAAATGTTTGGACCAGAGGGAGCATTG AAACACATGCTGAAGGAGGGAAAAGGCAGAATGTTACAGGCCATCAGTCCGAGGCAAAGTCCCAGCAGCAGCCCCACACGCGAGCGCTCGCCCTCCCCGACTTTCCGTCTCCCGTTCTTCAACAAGACCTCCCCTCCCTCCTCCCCTTCCTTCGAGCACAGCGGCACCCTGTCCAGCTACAGCTTCGCTGCCCGTGGACATGCCATCAGCGAGGATGAGGAGGACGATGAAGATTAA